The Sphingomonas sp. HF-S4 sequence TCGACCCCGCCGGCGACGCCGCCTTCGATCCGCTCGGCCGAGCTGGACTTGTAGACGTCGACTCCCGCAAGCGCTTCGGCCGGCAGGTCCTGGAACGAGAAGCCGCGGCCGACCCCGGTGAAAATCTCGCGGCCGTTGAGCGTGGTGATGATATCGTCGAGCCCGCGGATGCGCGCGCCGACGATCTCGTTGTTGCCGCCGACAACGACCTGGACGCCGGGAACGCGTTGCAGCGCCGAGGCCGTGGTGAGATCGGGAAGCTTGCCGATATCCTCGGCAACGATCGAGTCGACGACTGCGGGGGATTCGCGCTTGATCTCGGCAGCGCGCGCCAGGCTCTGGCGGATGCCGGTGACGACGATGTCCTCGGCACCTTCATCGGCCGCGGCGCTCGGATCCTGCCCGACAGCCGGATCGGCGGCGGGCGCGGTCTGCGCGATTGCCGAAGCGCTGCTGACAAGCGCGATCGACGCCACGGAGGCGTATAAATACTGCTTCATCGACCCTCTCCCTATAAGATGTCATACAAGTTGCGGCGGCTTGATTTTGTTATTCCGCCGACCGCTATCCGGTGTTCGATGCCTTGATGTGAAGTTGGACCGGTCTCAGCCCTTGGGGCTGTTTGCCGACATGAAGTCGTGGAGCTCGCGGTGGCGCTTGAGGCTGCCGCTCATGTGCGCGCGCGCCGCAGCCCGGGCACGGTCGGGATCGCGCCCAATGATCGCGTCGAGGATCGCCTCATGCTCGGCGCTGATCACCGCTTTGTAGCTGTCGCCGACATAGGGCTGGCCCTGGCGCAGATAGAGCGAGCGCGGCGGGACCAGCCGCACGCCGAGGAAATCGATCAGCTTGGCATAGTAATTGTTCTTGCTCGCACGGGCGATGACGCTGTGGAACTCGACGTCGGCCTTGACCGAATCCTCAAGCCCTACAGCGGCTTCGGCAAGGATCTTGAGCTGTTGCCGCATGTTCATCACATCGACTTCGCTGCGCCGCTCGGCGGCAAGGGCGGCCATTTCGGTTTCGACGCACAAGCGAAGTTCGAGCAGCTGGATGACGTCGCTGAGGTTCTCGACTTCATCGCGGGTGATCTGGAACGCCTGGTATCGCGCGGTATCGCTGACGAAAATGCCCTTGCCCTGCCGTGCCTCGACCAGCCCTTCGGCTGCGAGCCTGGCGACGGCCTCGCGGATCACGGTACGACTGACTCCGAGGACCTCGACAAATTCGGCTTCGGTAGCGAGCTGCGATCCGGGCCAGCGCTCGCCCGAGAGGATGCTGGTGCGTATATGCTCGCACGCCGCCTCGACCAGCGAGGGCCGCCGCTTGCGGCTCGATAGCCGATCGTCGGGTACGGCGCTGCTGCCGGTCTGCCCCACTGCATTCCTCCTCCACGCCGATGCGATTCTGCACCATGCCTTTTCATCGTAGCGATTATCAGTCATATGACAACTTAAATAAATTCGGTTTGTAATAAGGCGCTGGCCGGTTGGCCCGGCGCCTGGATCGGCGACAGGCCGATGAAGAGGAGAGCGTGATGCGCGAACGGATCGTCACGGGCTGTCGGCTGGCCCTGCTTGCAGCCCTGACCGCGGCATTGCCGGCCATGGCGCAGCAGGCGCCGGAGATGCCCGCTTCAGCAGGCACGCTGCCGCCCCCGCCGAGCCGCGCGCCCGCCGCCGCCGTGGTGCTGGCGGACTATCGCTACGACGATCTGCTCTGGGAGAACGACCGCATCGCGCATCGCATCTATGGGCATGCGCTGGAGGCGGCCGAGCCGCCTTCGGGATCGGGCATCGATTCCTGGGGCAAGAATGTCGCCTGGCCGTTCGCCGACCGGCAGCTGCGCAGCGGCGACCAACATAGCTATCGCGGCGAGGGCATGGATTTCTACAATGTCGGCG is a genomic window containing:
- a CDS encoding FadR/GntR family transcriptional regulator; this translates as MGQTGSSAVPDDRLSSRKRRPSLVEAACEHIRTSILSGERWPGSQLATEAEFVEVLGVSRTVIREAVARLAAEGLVEARQGKGIFVSDTARYQAFQITRDEVENLSDVIQLLELRLCVETEMAALAAERRSEVDVMNMRQQLKILAEAAVGLEDSVKADVEFHSVIARASKNNYYAKLIDFLGVRLVPPRSLYLRQGQPYVGDSYKAVISAEHEAILDAIIGRDPDRARAAARAHMSGSLKRHRELHDFMSANSPKG